The uncultured Carboxylicivirga sp. genomic interval TAATAACGGGTGGTTTTGTCTATCATACAATTAAAATATATACTCTTATATTGGCTGCAGTTATTCTTTTAAGTGGATTAATTGCAGATGCATTGCATTTTAAGTACGTGAAAAGATTGTTGAGAAGGTCAAAGGTGGATTTTTTATAAAAAATTCTTGTCCAGAAAATCTTTGAATTGCTTTTTGTACTGATCGCTGACAGGAATATATTCTTTTCCGAAAACAATGCGGCTGCGATCGATGGTTTCTATCTTTTCGAGGTTAACGATAAAAGAACGATGTACCCGCATAAATTTCTCATCAGGTAGTTTTGATTCCAATGCTTTTAGTGAATTCAATGACATTACAGGCTTATCTTGATGTTGAAGAAAAACTTTTACATAGTCCTTCAGTCCTTCAATGTAAAGTATATCGTTAAAGTTGATACGTCGGATTTTGTAATCAGATTTTAAGAACAAAAAGGAATTATTTGCATCAACGGTTTCCTGCGATTCTAAGTCAATTTGTTTTTCTGCTTTTTTTGCAGCTTTCAAAAAATCATCATAACCAAAAGGTTTTAACAGGTAATCAATGGCTTCAAATTTAAAACCTTCCAGTGCGTATTTTTCATAGGCTGTAGTGAAAACCAATTTAGGTGATTTATCCAGAATCCGTGCAAACTCAATGCCTGTTAAATCGGGCATCTGAATATCAATAAACATCAGGTCGACTTCTTCCTGATTCAGAAATTCCAGTGCATCAATTGGGTTATCAAAGACACCTATTAATTCAAGAAAAGGTGTTTTCTCAATATAGCTGGTAAGCAATTGTAATGCTAATGGTTCATCATCTATGGCAATGGTTCTGATCATGTCGTTAATCTATCTCAATACTTAAATAAACACTAAATTCATCATCTGTTTGCGAAATATCTAAACGATGTTTGAGTGGAAATAATAGTTGTAGTCGCTTTTTTACATTCTCCAGCCCAATGCCAGAGTGTTTTTCATCTTTTTTACTTTCAGCTGATGATGAAACACTATTTATGCATTTAAATAATATTTGGTTGTCGATCACCTTCATCTCTATCTTGATAAATGATTTTTCGCGATAACTGATGCCATGTTTAAATGCATTCTCGATAAATGGAATAAAGAGTAAAGGTGGTACATGAAGGTTAAGATGATTGTTTGGTAAATCAATTTCAAAATTGACTTTAGGAGATACCCGGAGTCTCATTAGATCAATGTAGTGATTCAAAAAATCAATTTCTTGCTTCAGCTCTGTTTGCCCATTTTCAGATTCGTATAATAAATAACGCATCATTTTTGACAGCTTTAACACGGAGGCTTGAGCATCTTGTGTGCTAATTTCGATGAGAGCGTAGATGTTATTTAAAGTGTTAAAAAAGAAATGTGGACTAACTTGATTTTTCAAAAAAGCCAACTCTGAATTTAACTTTTCTTTTTCCAGTTCTTTCTGCCTTTTCTCTGTTGCAATATGTTTTTCTATTACTTTTAATCCTAATGCAAATCCACTGATTATTATTGATGTGAGTGAAAAGAAATAAACTTGCATCTGTCTCACCGGTGGTTTGGGGATAACATGCTCATCACTTAACCTTTTAAAGGCTTCTACAATTTTTTTTTCTCTTTCGGGATTGTGAATGAATGTGTTGTTAAAATATTCGGAAACAAAATACAGCAAAGCAATGGTTGCAAATCCAATAATAAAATAGATGACTTTTTTATTGTTGAGGTAAAAACGAGGTACTAACCATAGATAGTTTATGTAGAAAATAATGCCATAAACTGCTGCATTTAAATAAAAGCCCCAGGCTATAAAATTTTGATTTCCCCAGTAACGATTAATGATTAGCTGAGGCAATATTACAAGTACCAACCATGCTAAAACATGCATTACAATTGTTAAAGCCTTTTTATGAGGAGTTTTGATCATTTTATCTTTCAAGTTTTAGGTATTGCCAAAATACACATTAAAAATAGTTTATCATACCTGGATTTACATTACTCATGTCTGATAGCATCGATCGGATTCAGATTGGCTGCTTTGCGGGCTGGATACCACCCAAAGAATACCCCGATTGCAGTACAAACCAGGAATGAAAGAATGATGGCATTCTCCATAATCAGAAATGGAAGATTTAATGCATTGGTAGCTACTAGCGAAACCAATAAACCAAACACAATTCCAATAATTCCTCCGAAGATGCTTAGTATTACCGCTTCAATAAGGAATTGCATTAAGATATCGTTGCCACTTCCTCCAACCGACATACGTAAACCAATCTCTTTGGTGCGCTCGGTTACCGATACAAACATGATGTTCATAATACCAATGCCACCCACCAATAAAGAGATGCCGGCAATGGCTCCCAATAACATGGTAAGCATATCGCTTACCGAGGTAAAAGCCTGCACCATCTCTGCCTGAGAACGAACCTCAAAGTCATCATCAGCATCTGCTTTTAATTTATGCTGAGAACGTAGCATGGTTTCAATCTCTTCAATGGCCTGATCAGTGCTTTGTTCATCAATAGAGGAGGCATAAATAGCTTGAATATGCGTAATGGCTAACATACGTCGTTGAACCGTGGTGTACGGGGCCAGAATCAAATCATCCTGATCCATACCCATACCATTCTGACCTTTTTCTTTTAGTACTCCAATAATTTTTAAAGGAATACCTTCGAAACGAATGGTTTGGCCTACGGGATCAATGCTGGTACCAAAGATATTTTCAACAACTGTTTTACCTACCAGGCAAACCTTTCCAAGACTGTTGATTTCCTGTTCGGTGAAGATACGGCCATCTTCAATTTCGTATTTTCTTATTTCCAAATATTCATCATTCACACCGTAAATACTGGTTGGCCAGTTTTTATTTCCTTTAATGGCTTGTCCACTGGTTGAAACTTGTGGTGAAATGCGGCTTAAGTATTGAGTGCTTTTCTTCAATTGCTCAACGTCTTTGAGGGTTAATGATTTTGAATTGGAGTTACCCATCATCACACCGCCTCGATGTTGAGAGCCTGGCATTACAAATATCATGTTCGATCCCATGCTTGAAATCTCATCCTGAATGTTCTTTTTCGATCCTTCACCAATGGAAAGCATCCCAATTACCGAGCCTACTCCAATGATGATACCCAACATGGTTAAAATAGCCCTGAATTTATTTCGCTTCAATGCGTTGACTGCTATTTTAGTAAGATTTATATAATTCATTGTTGATTGTTTAAAAGTCAATATCCGTTTCTGCAGGTAGCTCGGCAATCAGCTGCGTGGCATTGTGTCTTGCATCTA includes:
- a CDS encoding LytTR family DNA-binding domain-containing protein encodes the protein MIRTIAIDDEPLALQLLTSYIEKTPFLELIGVFDNPIDALEFLNQEEVDLMFIDIQMPDLTGIEFARILDKSPKLVFTTAYEKYALEGFKFEAIDYLLKPFGYDDFLKAAKKAEKQIDLESQETVDANNSFLFLKSDYKIRRINFNDILYIEGLKDYVKVFLQHQDKPVMSLNSLKALESKLPDEKFMRVHRSFIVNLEKIETIDRSRIVFGKEYIPVSDQYKKQFKDFLDKNFL
- a CDS encoding histidine kinase, which produces MIKTPHKKALTIVMHVLAWLVLVILPQLIINRYWGNQNFIAWGFYLNAAVYGIIFYINYLWLVPRFYLNNKKVIYFIIGFATIALLYFVSEYFNNTFIHNPEREKKIVEAFKRLSDEHVIPKPPVRQMQVYFFSLTSIIISGFALGLKVIEKHIATEKRQKELEKEKLNSELAFLKNQVSPHFFFNTLNNIYALIEISTQDAQASVLKLSKMMRYLLYESENGQTELKQEIDFLNHYIDLMRLRVSPKVNFEIDLPNNHLNLHVPPLLFIPFIENAFKHGISYREKSFIKIEMKVIDNQILFKCINSVSSSAESKKDEKHSGIGLENVKKRLQLLFPLKHRLDISQTDDEFSVYLSIEID
- a CDS encoding ABC transporter permease is translated as MNYINLTKIAVNALKRNKFRAILTMLGIIIGVGSVIGMLSIGEGSKKNIQDEISSMGSNMIFVMPGSQHRGGVMMGNSNSKSLTLKDVEQLKKSTQYLSRISPQVSTSGQAIKGNKNWPTSIYGVNDEYLEIRKYEIEDGRIFTEQEINSLGKVCLVGKTVVENIFGTSIDPVGQTIRFEGIPLKIIGVLKEKGQNGMGMDQDDLILAPYTTVQRRMLAITHIQAIYASSIDEQSTDQAIEEIETMLRSQHKLKADADDDFEVRSQAEMVQAFTSVSDMLTMLLGAIAGISLLVGGIGIMNIMFVSVTERTKEIGLRMSVGGSGNDILMQFLIEAVILSIFGGIIGIVFGLLVSLVATNALNLPFLIMENAIILSFLVCTAIGVFFGWYPARKAANLNPIDAIRHE